Proteins encoded within one genomic window of Columba livia isolate bColLiv1 breed racing homer chromosome 1, bColLiv1.pat.W.v2, whole genome shotgun sequence:
- the BCL2L14 gene encoding apoptosis facilitator Bcl-2-like protein 14: MSSPNDVSMEDDDRDNIEYKILMAYAQRRLSVSKYGKLLKNEANVCKSQSLISREVETDCPRDKDGPSRGIINFQIPTTKVQSKTQLKGKSLPVYDCRAEQEKFPTLPFFEDQEPCYSDCNIRFESPQEWNSQHQTSERADVNRIADKLAKLVTSRSQKFLRLAWPQGPSVKRHDSDGKEYDEEMIQTIVSLLRKSGDELEEMIQKDRTFYQRFEDMLSYTFFKSITDLFLKCAVADSPSEPESQVQRMKVAFIMEVATRLNAVDNHPMNLVLGFGLKYLREHFKPWIQDQGGWEKAFESLDEEEVE, from the exons ATGTCTTCACCAAATGATGTCAGTATGGAAGATGATGACCGAGACAACATAGAATACAAGATCCTAATGGCCTATGCCCAGCGGCGGTTGTCTGTTAGTAAATATGGgaaacttctgaaaaatgagGCTAATGTGTGTAAATCACAGTCCTTAATCAGCAGAGAAGTGGAGACTGACTGTCCAAGGGATAAAGATGGACCAAGCCGAGGAATAATCAATTTTCAGATTCCCACGACAAAAGTGCAGAGCAAAACACAATTGAAAGGAAAATCCTTGCCAGTATATGATTGCagagcagaacaggaaaagtTCCCAACCCTGCCATTTTTTGAAGATCAGGAGCCATGTTACTCCGATTGTAACATACGCTTTGAGAGTCCTCAAGAATGGAATTCTCAGCATCAGACAA GTGAAAGAGCAGATGTCAACCGCATTGCAGACAAACTTGCCAAGCTTGTTACTTCTAGATCCCAGAAATTTCTGAGACTGGCCTGGCCTCAGGGTCCATCTGTGAAACGACATGATAGCGACGGCAAGGAATATG ATGAAGAAATGATACAAACAATAGTTtcgctgttaagaaaatcagggGACGAACTAGAAGAAATG ATCCAAAAGGACAGGACTTTCTATCAGCGTTTTGAAGACATGCTGTCCTACACCTTCTTCAAAAGCATCACTGATTTGTTCCTGAAGTGTGCCGTAGCAGATTCACCAAGTGAGCCAGAAAGCCAAGTACAACGTATGAAAGTTGCCTTTATAATGGAAGTTGCCACCAGACTTAACGCTGTGGACAACCATCCTATGAACCTGGTCTTGGGCTTCGGGTTAAAGTACCTCAGAGAACACTTCAAGCCATGGATTCAGGACCAGGGTGGCTGG GAGAAGGCTTTTGAGTCACTGGATGAGGAAGAAGTAGAGTAA